The Danio aesculapii chromosome 8, fDanAes4.1, whole genome shotgun sequence genome window below encodes:
- the endog gene encoding endonuclease G, mitochondrial, with translation MHRVFCSRWVLPGLSLTAGVVIGASLTAAGDRRNNNREPSLLDRVPVIPIPSVDAASEISPYQPGQVSVNRSTATMKYGFPSLSNIKSRESYVTSYDPRNRTAAWVIEQLNAETVTGSSDRKYSEFKEDESVHVYHRSSNSDYKGSGFDRGHLAAAANHKWSQKAMDETFYLSNVSPQNPNLNQNAWNNLEKYCRSLTKHYQNVFVCTGPLYLPRQEADGKMYVKYQVLGKNHVAVPTHFFKVVILEKPRGDVELRSYVMPNMPVDEKIPLERFLVPIESIERASGLLFVPNIMKRTSSLKAITAG, from the exons ATGCATCGTGTTTTCTGCTCGCGGTGGGTTTTACCCGGCTTGTCACTGACAGCTGGCGTCGTCATCGGTGCTTCTTTGACAGCAGCGGGTGACAGGCGTAATAACAACCGGGAACCGAGTCTGCTAGATCGAGTACCGGTCATCCCGATACCAAGCGTCGATGCGGCTTCAGAGATCAGCCCGTACCAGCCGGGACAGGTTTCTGTAAACCGGTCTACAGCCACGATGAAATACGGCTTTCCTTCCCTGTCCAACATCAAGAGCAGAGAGTCTTACGTGACCTCATACGACCCCAGAAACAGGACCGCAGCCTGGGTCATCGAGCAGCTGAACGCAGAGACGGTCACCGGAAGCTCGGACAGGAAGTACTCCGAGTTCAAAGAGGACGAATCGGTTCACGTTTACCACAGGTCCAGCAATTCGGATTATAAAGGCAGTGGGTTTGACAGGGGTCACCTGGCGGCAGCAGCCAATCACAAGTGGAGCCAGAAAGCCATGGATGAAACCTTCTACCTGAGCAACGTGTCTCCACAG AATCCTAATCTTAACCAGAATGCGTGGAATAACTTGGAGAAGTATTGTCGCTCTCTCACCAAGCATTACCAGAATGTCTTTGTATGCACTGGACCACTCTACTTACCAAG ACAGGAAGCCGATGGAAAGATGTACGTGAAGTATCAGGTTTTGGGAAAGAATCATGTAGCGGTGCCGACTCACTTCTTTAAGGTGGTGATTCTGGAAAAGCCGAGAGGAGACGTGGAGCTGCGCTCTTATGTGATGCCCAATATGCCGGTCGATGAGAAGATTCCACTGGAGCGCTTCCTGGTTCCTATTGAGAGCATTGAGAGAGCGTCTGGACTGCTGTTCGTACCAAACATCATGAAGAGGACCAGCAGTCTGAAAGCCATTACAGCAGGATGA